gctGTATTTGACAGAcagcagacatctctacagcagAAGCAAActatcaatctagattgataattagaactacaggtaagagaaaaaatgtattattgatttttggtggacctgtccctttaagaggcATGATAGGCATATGTTTCAGATTATAGTTCCATTACGTCATTTGTTACATCAATATTATTCATAATAGTCCAGTGTTTGCACAGATGTTTCTCCCAAAACTAAGTCAACAAAATGACTGATGCCCCCACAAGTGTATTTTTGCATTCAGTACAGAAATAGTCTTCAGGATCAATTCCATAACCTTTCTGATTGTGTGCTCTGCTCTTTACCTTTGTTCCTCATGGTCACCGACTGCTCACGGTAACCTCCATTAACTCCGTTTGAAGCCATATCCTGCAGGGAGACATAGCAGGGTGTACACTCATTAAAGGGGcacaatacagaaataaatcttGATCAAACCCGGGGTCCTTCTGGGTCACTTACAACGACTGGGTGGGCAGGGGCCTCTTTGGACGGCAGCTTTTCCATGGTACCCCTTGAGGTGAAATCCAGGCTGGAGCTGACAGCATTTGTGTCAGTGGAACCTAGAAGTATCGGATGATCCGTACTGGTCAGATTGATGGTCTTATGGCTTTTAAATGGCAGGGAAGGTTGATCTCTGTCCCAGTCTGCATGCAGACAATGCAATGGCAAAAAATAGGATGTGTGACCACGTTTtccgtgcttgtgtgtgtgcagtggtcgttctgtgtgtatgtgaaacCAAACATTTGACACAATATTGTCTATTTACATGAAGGACACTATAAAGCAGGGGACAAGGTTGCTGTTATGGTGTTATTATAGAGAGCAGATGGGTGTGACAGAGAAACCTTCCCCAGCCATGCAGCCTAATAAAGCTTTCATAAACCCACACAGTGTTTCTAACAGGCTCACCACCACTGGGCTCCACTCAACTATTTTAACAAGAACCGTGCGTTAGTTCAAGTGAGCTACTCATGGTGGTTTATTATTTCTGGAAGGTGACTCTGACGTAGTTGGAATAAGTAAGCCCGTTATACTAACACTGTGAAAACAGCACACTCAAGAGGACCGTGGCCCTGAGCTGGGTTAGTTCTCCACAAGGAAAACACCACAGAGGGCAATGCTGATGAGACAGAAAAGGCAGAAAACGAGAAGAAACAACCACTAGAaataaaaggagaaataaaggaaagaaagatacacacagggggaaaaaagtaggCATAAAAACCACTTAAGTCAACCCAATAACAGTCTCCACTTGTCAGATGGGAAAACAAAGTTACAGGTCCTTCACCACTTAGCTGTCATGGGATCATTCATGGATGATTTCACAATAGTTTACGGACcaatttaaagtgtcaaaactGTTTAGCAACACACGCAGTATAAGCAGCACTGTCAGTCCAGGAATGCAACACTTAAAGTGGTTCAATTGAATCTCAcgcaaacaaagacacacacacacacacacacacacacacacacacacacacacacacacacacacacaccaggacaCACAGAGTTCACATGACTCACTGTTCTTGCCGTGATGGCGTATATCCATGACCAGGTTTCCCTCCTGCAGAGCCTCCTCCATGCGGGACTTCCAGTCTGTGTAGCTCATTTCTGCCACCTGGTGCCCGTTCACCGACAGCACCTCGTCTCCGACCTGAAGCTGGCACATCTCTGCAGGACTGCCTGCACGAGAGAGAGCAACATTTCATTagcagaaagaagaagaaaggaaaataCCCACTTCCACTAGTGCAGGGACATTTCTTATCCTTCACAAGGATGAATATTTCTGCAGTGGTTGTTTTAGCAATTTCACTGAAATCATCCTGATCATATCGGATAGAcatgttattacatttttcattcacaCCATTATAATACTCCACATATAGCATTCACAGTTAAATTATTCAACACTgtatcaacaacaaaaaccttCCCAGGccaagaaacaaacaacaacaaagccactgttacattttttttttgacaatgagACTTTACTTTGAggtttctttttaataaaataaaaatgcgtactatctaaataaaaaaataaaataattgtatgtacttattaataatgcattttgtgtGACAGATACTATGCTGATACTAACTCTCACACCAAAACTGAATATATATTGGTAAAATTGTATTAGGTTAAATCAATCTTTTTGTTTCAGTTTACATCTCATTGCTCTGCATGGCTAATGCATGCATAAAGTGGTTAATAAAAGTATTGCACATTTATGTTATGTTGCCCTACACTGGTTTGCATGGCTGCATGTGGTGAACTGATGAGGTCATTGCACTGTTGCATTCATTCTTTGCCTTTTCTGCTGCTTGCATGAATTGTGCATTGCCTTGTACGCACTCTTGCTATCATCTTAGCGTTTTATGTTATTTGACTTGGCCTGTCACTTCATTGATTTTTAAACGTTTTGCCAAAGGAAAGCAGCTGACAAATCAGCAGCTCGCTAACACCAGCACATTTATAGGACTGGTGATTAATGTGTGTTGCCCCTTCTAactatagaaaaaaaattaaatgaaaaataacacaatggGTGATTTGACGAGGCTGGCAAGATGCAAACCATGACTACAGCGGACTAAATTAAGTACACTGTTGGTTGAAACTGGTGTGACAAAGCTGCTGTTAATGTATTGATAGGAGGGGTTGTTCAATGTTACTATGAGATACTTTAAAGGTGGAAGAGAGGCTCAGGCCCAGCAGATCTGACCCAGATAGATGCTGCCCTACATAGGTCTGGCATAACCACCGCAATGGACTCAAAAACCTGCTGACAACTATCCAGCAGTACCtggctgtaaaatataacagaGCCATGGCAACTGATTTCCAATATTACACTGCACTGTATCTGTGAATACATCAGTCACATTTAGTGCGAATGAGATACAACCAAATCCTATTTCATCTGTTTTATTCTTTCTAATGCTGGGAATGTTGGGAGTTGCCAGTTTGGCCGACCAGCCCACATGATCCTGGAAGGTGAATAAAGCTCTACCCATAAAATTTAAATCCATTTGTTTGAAGGTATTTCTCTCAGAGGTCCCTGTTGTTACCTGGCTGGATGGATTTGACGCGAGCTCCCGTCGAGTCCCAGGCTGCCTGGAAGCCAAAGTCCGTGCTGCTGTTGGGCTTTTGGTTCAGGCTGATCCGCATCTCACAGTAGTTCTCCTAGAAACCGAACACCAACACAGGTGAGTAGAGATGAACAATgattcacatgcacacactaaaaacagctttagGTGCAGAAATGTGGTCCTGACTTTCCATCACTCTGGAGATCAGCATgccaggttgtgtgtgtgtgtgtgtgtgtgtgtgtgtgtacgcttGCCTGCTTTGGCAAGAAAGCCTTGTATTAATCATTTATAGCTGTTGATTAAATGCCAACCTGTTACTATTCTTTCATTTCTTCAGTGCAGCACTCCATTATTTTTAAGCGATCTTTGCATAAGAAAAGAGGTTGAAGCGATTTTAATTTAATGACGCATTTGGGTTCACTAATTATTTACAGCAAAGCTAAAAATACATTCAGTGACTGATCACGCTGTCAGTATTATATAAAATCAGTGTAACAAACACACCCTTGAGTACACTAGCTCGTCTGTTTTACCAGCAGAAGGTAACTTGAGTACCTGGCTGGTTTCTTTGGCTGGAGCGGGACTCACTGGGGCTTCACTCTTGACCtgaggagggacaggtgagacactTTGAGTGGAGGTGATGCTCTTCGTTGTGGTCTTGTctacttcttcctcctcctcctcgtcttcacTGCTGTGGGCCGAGCTGGACTGAGACTGAATCTCGTCCTCAGAGGTCATGAACTGGTGATAGCGGCTTGGCACGGATGACTTCTTAGAAACAGCAGCGTCGCCGTTGACGCGCTTCTGGGCATCGTCCACCTGTCCGGGGGAGAATGACAGATTGTCAAAGAAGGCAGACTTTAGATCTTAAGCATAAGATAATGTAAAATGAACTTTAAATCTCAAGGGCATCTGAAAATGGGGGCTAAATCAAGTGTAAAATGTGTTCTCAACTCTTTAATTTAGTATCaaactgttgttgtgtcttcacCTGGGAGTCAATAACCGATCTGATAACACTTTAACAGTAATGAATGTGAGGGAGGATGAAAATAGCAGCTCTGGTTGTTGAGTTAGAATTATAAAAACAGTAGCTTCATCCATTATTCACACAGTAATCAGATAAGACTTGGGTAACACTAATGCACTCAAAGCAACACTATTTTACCTAACCAACAAGTTAATATTTCTTACTGCCAAACAAACACATTCTCCTCCTGCCCTCTAGATGTCCTTTAGCCTCTTGTGCTGCAATGGTaatttgtatgtagttgtagaATTATGAAGTACTCACTGTATGGGCTCGGGGAAGTGAGCTGAGGCGGGATGACTGGGTCCCGAAGGGCCTTGGCGTGACAACTGAGGTTAGACGTGCGCTATCCGATCTCTGGTAGCTCCTGGGGAGGGAGGCGGAAACCCGAGACACCACGGGAGGCTTGGGTTCCATTGAGCTGGgctgtggttgttgtttgtACAGAGAACCAGAGGAGGGGGCCCCCACCTCAGTCTGTCTGCCCAACAATGGGCGCCTTGGCTCGGGCACCTTCTGTAGGGAGCTAGAAGAGGAGACGGTGGTGGTGGTCCTCTCTGTCTTGACTGGTTCGGTGCGTTCTGGGACCAGGCTCCTCCGTAAAGGAGGCGGTGCAGCCACCGGAGACCGGGAGCGGCGGGAAAAGTCTTGGCTGGCGGGAGTGATGGTGGTCGTGGCGTCGCTGCCTGCAGGACTGTCCACAATGTCAACTTCCTGTGAAGTGGGAGGGGAAGTGGCCCTGCCAgttgctggggaggcagcaggGGGTTCGTCCTCTTTCAGAGGCTCAGGAGGTTCAGAGGAATAGTACGGAGTGTCAATAGTGTAGCTCCTGGCAGGAAGGGTTCGGGTACGAGGGGAAACGACAGGTTTATCAAATACGTCCTCGTCGTCCAGGTAAGACAGAGATCCGAGGCGGCTGCCGATGCTGTTCCTTCCTTTAGTTTCTCTGTGGACCgaacagaggaggagaaaaggggTTGGGGTATAGAGGTTAATGTGAAACAAAGTGGGACAGTGATAGGTGAAATCAAAGACGAGGATGGAAAAGGATGCAATTTAGCAAGATGAAGGGGACAAGTGACAGGAAGGAAACCGAAAAGAGAACAGGTTGAAAaaaggaggcagagagaggtgGGGCAACAAAAGGGAGGCAGGTTGTAAACCATGATTAGATTACACTTTCACACTGACTGAAGGCACAATAACAGCAAGTCTCTTCATTCACTCCTGCACAAATAATCCTGTATTCTCTGTGTTTAATACCGCAAAACATCAGATACAAACCTTTTCTTTTATTACCTTAGCAAATGATCCCCTTCCGAGAGAAAAggtgtaaaaaagaaacaaattcagtatGTGTTGCAGAagtagaagaaaataataacagcTATTCTATTGCATTAAAGCTACCAATACTGTAATGCATTATCCTTACAGTGTCTAAAGTAGATGCGTAGGTGTGTTTTCTCTCACCTCTCCTCTTGCATCTCCTTGAAGGTCTTGGACCTTCTGTTGCTGCCGAACGTGACCTGTTCTATCTTCTCCctttcctctttcttcttcACTATATCAGAGTTGACACTCCTGCGCCGGTTCTTCCATTTGCTCAGGTCCTGCAGCAAAAGTAAGCCCAGATCAACTCATGCACCATCTTTGTAACAATTCAGCTTGGATCTAGATAAAACAGGCTGGTTGTGCTGAAAGGCTGACTGTACTGTACAGTGCAGCTGAAGAGAGTGAAGttgagaaaagacaaaaaaaggaaagggcTACATTTGAAGGTGTTCTATTTGTGTGCTTTAGGCTCCTCCCGGCTCACTTCCCTTGTGTATTGGGGACTGTGTGACCTAAATGCTGTTTTAAGACGGCATTATTTTGTCATGACACCAATCAGACAGCTGACAGACATCCCACTGTTACAGCAAGTCATGTACATATTGAaaactttttattacttttaatttatCCAGCTAAGAATGAGCACTTGTAACGGATCACCACTGTCTAAAACTAGAACAGTTCCCTTTAAAGAACTATTTCCAGCAAATAACCTTCCCCCTCCAATCAACTTTACATGGATTAATCTTGTTATTTTCAGTCTAGGGTCTCTGGCTTACATCATCTGTCTATATCATAAcaacatttcacattatttgtatttacaGGATGTGGTGTTTCATGCCACAATCACTGATTTAGAAATGAGGACAGTCCATAGCCAGAGGGCAGTGCTGCACCAATCAGTGTCTGCCTCCATCCCTGTCTTCTATCTAAAAAGCTCTTCTTTCACCCCGTGGCCACAGACTGCACCACAACACCTGCTCTCCTGATTGCTGCGCAGATCCTTTAGATCACATGCTCACCTTTCACATCTGCGTAGGGAACAAGCCTTTTTCTCTCCAGAGTCAGTTTGTCTTACTTTGAATGTCAAGAATGATGAGAAGTAGGGATACACGATATTGGAATATTGCCAAAACTGATATGCTGATCATTTCTTCTCAATTTGATGATAATTATGCATGTATTATTTTTCAACCTAACTGCAGACAACATTAAGTCCCTCCTGTAGAggaattagtattattatactAACTCTTATTATGATGGCCCACTAGCAGATGCAGACATATTATGCTtttcaaaatgtaaacattcaaccaggcaaaataagaaaactattTCAACGTAGGTTACATGTAAAAAATGCCTCTTTTTTATGCAACATTTGCAAGTAACAAAAGTTCATCCTTCTTTAACAGGCTTTGATAGTGCTCTCCCTTAGATTATCCTTTTTTTCAGGGAGAGGCCTTGGGTGGCACCCCTGAAATCTGATTGTCCAGCCCATTACCTTAAACTATGATTGTCTATCTGCCTAGTCCGAGGTGGGACCTTAGGGTAAATTATTAGAATGCTGCAATTAAGGacttaaatattacatttaaaacagcCACTGCTGTTATGTTGGTTAGCTTCTTTCTTCTGGTGCTCGTTTCGCTTCACAATTCCACATAATGATTGGGTTGACAGCTTACATTTGTTGAAGAAATGATATATGACTCCTCCTTGGATGACCAACACGCCACATCATGCAAATAACAACTAAAAACCTTGAAACTACAGACATAGTAGTTGTATAATTAAAGCATAATTTTATCGCACATCATGTCAGCCGAAAGGTTCATTCTGGGCCCCTGctgatattttgttttaaagtcTTAATCTGCAGATACATGTCATTGGTATGCATCCATAGCATCGTTAGTGGGAAGCAAGCAGATATCCTCAAGTGTTAAGAGTTCAGTAAACATATAAGTAACTCACATCCTGCCACTTATCATCACTCTCCTTTACTTGGTCGCGATACTTCTGCAGCTCATCGTAGCGAACCTGCCGGATGATGTCGGGGTCGACCTGGATATCACTTGTTGATTTACTCCTGTgagaagaaaagagtaaaaCTTAAACATCAGCAACTGAAGTGAGAAGTGAAGGGGATGTTTAGTTTGCATATCCAAGAAGCTTTTAGAGGCCcagctaagaaaaaaaaagtttaatacaaatacaaaatatacatgCACCATCTCTTACCAATGTGTAAATTAAgcttaaggaaaaaaaaaactgtcaaaataatttccacctagtACTTCTAAATCCATATGTGTGGATGctgaaaataaattgaattaaacCTTTAACCTGTAACCAAGTGTTAGTTTGCAAACAGAGCAAGCGGGTCAACCACAGAAATCTGTGGCGTGATGTAGGCTCAGTGGATTAGTAACATGAATCGCACCCCCTTCCTGTCATGCAAAATAGCAGAGTCACTCACAGCCTTCAGAAAAAATGCACTTTGTTTTCACTTACCTGTTCAAATTTACACGTGTCTCATATTGCTATCAGGGTGCTTAGACCAGCGCCTGATCATAACTCTCACTGAGCAAACTACAGTTTGGGTAGATGCCCCAGCGTATTGCTATGATATGCATCTTTTCACTTTGTTGCTTTGTCAATAGAGCTTTGTGGAGCAATGTACCCCTCCCCACCCTAAACTTGGCCCTGTGCCATACAATACACTGTGTTATGTGtcagcatttagcagctagtGAGTGAGAACAGCAGCACAAAAGCAGGGGGCAGCGAGGTGCGACTGTAAGAGGCCAGAGCAAATGCAAACGTGCCACATTCCTGGGAGCCCGTATCAACTCACCCGTCGATACTCTCCTGCGTTTGGAGCTGTCTAGGAAACCGGAGAGAACCACACACAACAAAGTCACATTTCCACAGAAGAGTCTGAAAGTGTTCTGGACAAGAGCTTGAGGCCAATTAGTGACTCTGAGACCAGCTCATCCCCAACTGATGAATGTAATCCCAGCTAAAACATGCTGGTTTTCACTGAAGAGACTAAAGtgtgtacagtatatagtaGGTTTACAGCACAGTATCACCTTTCCTTTCCCTTACATTTGTAGGAGGGGGGTGTATAGACATGTATGTTTCCCTAAACAATGCAGCCTTTCTGAAGACTCCAACATGATTTCACTGGAAACATGGCTTTACATATGGGAGTGAAGTAAATCCAGATGGCCTTGACTCAGGTTAAATGGTTACTTTGTGCCTGCTTGTTCACGTGCAAACACCACAGTACAGATTTGTGTTCAGGTTACTATGGAGTCCATGAGTCGCATCTTCTTTCAGAGCCGTGCGGAATTTCTAAAGGCTTTCATGTCGGCTCAACAGACGGGAGTACATTTAATTGCCCGGCTTGGTGCCGTCAGTGTGTTCAGCACGTTATGTTTGGATATTACTCAGGCTTGAACCTTTTCACACTCTCATGCTGCTGGACCTTGAGCTTTACATGTCGGTGTGAAGTTCCCTCTGCAGAGGAAATCAACACTGAACTCTGGTTGAATACGTGTGTTACAGCAGGAGTGAGGTGAGGTCAACAAATGGCCAATTCAGTACACCAATCCATCACAACATCACAAAGtctcttattttctttattcagattttttttccattcacaggcaaaccaaagaaaaaagcagaacTTGGGTCTGTTTAACAGTGCTCATAATGTACCAAACAATTCGGTTTATGATGTTGGAGGTGTTGTTTTGTTCAAAAATCACACTTCaaaaactagggctgcaactaaagattattttcaatattgtttattctgctgattattattttgtttaatcGTTCGGTTTATAAACTGacagaaaattgtgaaaaatgtccatcccagcTTTTCAAAGGCCAATGTAATATCTTTAAAAGGCTTGTTTTGTCCATCCAAAAGCCAAAGATATTcaatttaatatgatataaatcaGAGAACAGCAGGGAATCTCCATATCTGAGAGGCTGAAATcagcatttttttgtaatttttgcaaGAAAAATGACTAACGATTAGTTGATTATCAAAACAATTGGTGTTTCTTTTTCCCGTTGCTCGACTTAACTGTTGACTTATCATTGCAGCTCTATGAAAACACAGTAGCACTAGATTTAATGTAAAGTCTTGCCGTCCACTCAGCATATACATACCATGTGTTGCGAAGGTCAAATTAAccatattgcaaacatgcagagATCCATAATTAATGGCCCTATGGTGACAAAGTCATAGGGACATTCATTACAGTTTACACAATTTTGGggcacaaacaaacatctaaaAACAGGAAAACTCTCCTTCACGGGGTTTGTGTGACTGACCAGTGAATCCAGAAGGCACCTAATAGTTTTCATAAAGAACAGCTCATTAACAAGTTGGATCAACACGCAGTCAAGACCACTTCACCATCAGACAGAAAGTATTTCACGACAGAAAATGGCACTAATGAGTTTTCAGTCTACAAAGCATGAGGAGCTTACAGGCACTGTTACAGAATTCTGTTTAACACTTCAGAGCAGCCAGCCTCTCCACCAAGAGCCTCTTCTTGTGTCTCAGCTGACTGGCTTCCCTGATCGCCTGCCACTTCTGCAGGTCACCTTCGCTACAGGAAGAGGGCACTGAGGGCGtcatctgattggctgattggCCTCTCTGCGAGCTCTGATCAGAACAAACTCCAAGTTTCCGGATGAGCATGTCATCTGTTGTAGGGTGTGTTTCCTTCGCAACCTGATTCTGTTTGTTTGCTGATGTCTCCTGGGTTAGAGGACATGGGGGGCACAGGAGTCTGGCCTTGAGCtcaggtggcagagcccacGGTTCTGGGATGGGCATAGGGGCATAGTTGTCAGGGGCTCCTGAGAGAGGCCTCTGAGCCTGCTGGGTTTTCTCCTTACGATAAACCACATCGTCCTGCTCGATATCGGGGAATTCGTTGTCATCGGTGGTGACGCAGGTGTGTCGCTGGGTGACGATGTTGAGTTGTGGCTCAGACGTGTACAGGCGACGCTTGGCGGACAACTGAGTCTTCATCATAGCCAAGTCTGTGTTGGACTGGAAGCCCAGGGTCCGCCTGGCAAACATGTCATCATTGTCCAAGTCTGGGATAATGCTCTCATAATCAATAGGATCTGGGGGCTCCCGGGGGTCTTGGCGCCCAAGGAGAGGCCACCTCTCACCTTTGACCAGTTTGGGACCCGAGGTGGGGTCCACTGGGGGAAACACCAGAGGTGGCGTCTCTAACAGAGGGGTCAGTAACTTGGGGAGCTGTGGGAGAGTGTGTGCTTGAATGTGAGGACTGCAGAGTGGgcaaaaggagagaaaaggacAGAGAGGTGATGAGTGCATGCATGTGAACTGGATCAAAGAGcaagaaaaggaggaagagaaacaTCAAGCAGCCATAGTGGTGATATTTGACTCAAACAGATGTTGATCAAATCAGGATTTTATAATCACTCTGAAATAAAACTGCGGTTCTAGTTTCCACTATAATAGacagtaataaaagtaatataatGCTGAGATGCAGTTGATTTTTTTCTAAGGTCAGTGCAAGCAAACTGCTCTTATAAGCGTGTTAGGGAAACCTCCAGTAGCTTGACAGTGTATTTTATCATTAGTATATTAGAAAGCAGCTCATCAGAAATTCTGCCCCAACATAAAACCAATTATATTTCTCCAGTAAAATCTAGATGTTCTAAAACATTCCTTCATTGTCACAATCATGCAGCTGTATCGACCTTTTCCCCACAACAACGGTGGTGTGAGCCGAGGCCTCgtgtgtgtgggagtgagagggagaggggccGGAGGGAGAGGGAGCAGAGGAGAGCCAAGGACTGATGTCACAGTCCGAGTCTTCTGACGAAGAGCCCGACTTCTTATAGCTACAGCCGAGGAAcagaagcagagagaggagggaaaagaCAGGAAGCAATGGCagggaaagagaaggagaagtaAGTGGGAGGAATCGGAAAATCACAGCCCACTCAATTCTGAATCTTAGGACCTTAGTTAAATTGACATGCAATTATTATTTGACGATTGCAATGTACCTTGTGAAAAAACTTTGtgcaagaataaaatataatttatcataaaaaattgCACATTATGCTGGATTCTAATGCCCTCACACACCTGAAGCCTTGCATCTTCTTGTACCAAGGTCTCCTTTGAGAGCCCAGTTTGATCTTCTGTATGTGAATGTCTTCTTCAGGCGTCCAGAACTTGGGTAAGAACTTGTCATAAGACTCTTTGGCAACAGGCTGAGGCTTGATGCCCATCTTGCGGGAGTAGAGATCGTCTTGGACAGGGTCAGCATAGCCCACCTCATCGTCCTCGTCCTCAGAGTCATCGTATAAGTCCCTGAACAGGCTGTCAGCGGACATTGGGCGGCGGTGGTCCACCCTCACGGAGCCATGCTGCTGGGTGTGCGTTTCCCCTCTGTTGATGCCACTGCTGCTCAAGAGAGACAGCCAATCACACGTGTCAAAAGATATATTTTCAGCAGCACCACAGCACGCCAGTCACGCAAAGAGGAGCACATTCCTCGAGCACATCCACCTCAAATGAGATGACGCAAGGATTAGCAAACAAATGCAAGCTCAAAACCAAACGGTAAAGGAGGCAAAAATTGATTTGAGGAGTCGTGTTGCCAACTCAAATCACTGCTCCAAACTCATAAGTTCAGAAGGCGCAAATCAGAACGTGCTGCAGCTCAAAtctcaaacaaacagaaaccaaCAAAAAGAACTTCAGAGCACTGTTAGAGGCAGCATACTACAACCAAGGATGTTGCGCATGGTTACAATTAACCATGCAAACTGAGGATAAGAGAAGCGTCTAGTTTGCTCTCATCAGGCAGGCACATCAAAGCCACACTGTCGCTTCATGTTCTCTGACCTGAGGCAGGTCACATTCTGTGGAGGGGCAACAGTGGGAGTCATAGTG
This sequence is a window from Centropristis striata isolate RG_2023a ecotype Rhode Island chromosome 10, C.striata_1.0, whole genome shotgun sequence. Protein-coding genes within it:
- the LOC131978745 gene encoding LIM domain only protein 7-like: MSADSLFRDLYDDSEDEDDEVGYADPVQDDLYSRKMGIKPQPVAKESYDKFLPKFWTPEEDIHIQKIKLGSQRRPWYKKMQGFSYKKSGSSSEDSDCDISPWLSSAPSPSGPSPSHSHTHEASAHTTVVVGKSPHIQAHTLPQLPKLLTPLLETPPLVFPPVDPTSGPKLVKGERWPLLGRQDPREPPDPIDYESIIPDLDNDDMFARRTLGFQSNTDLAMMKTQLSAKRRLYTSEPQLNIVTQRHTCVTTDDNEFPDIEQDDVVYRKEKTQQAQRPLSGAPDNYAPMPIPEPWALPPELKARLLCPPCPLTQETSANKQNQVAKETHPTTDDMLIRKLGVCSDQSSQRGQSANQMTPSVPSSCSEGDLQKWQAIREASQLRHKKRLLVERLAALKC